The sequence GGCTGTGCAATGGCAATTGGTTCTTCGCTTGTAATCGGCCATATTATTATTATGAATATTTATTACTACCGAAAGCAAAATATTGATATCCCGGCGTTTTGGAAAGAAATTGGAAAAATGGCTGTTACTCCGGTTGTGTTAGGAGGAATTACCTACATAATTCTTCAGTATATCGAGCTAAATACAATCTTCAGTCTGGCAGCCGGAATAGTTCTTTTCTCTACAGTTTACATTCCCGTGTTTTGGCTTATCTCAATGAATAATTACGAGCGCAATTTATTGTATCAACCATTAATAAAAGTGAAGCAAAAAGTTTTTTCCGGGAGAAGCGGAAGATACAATTAACCAAATTAAACAAACCCTATGGCTGGAATTAAAGAAAAAATAAGACATATTTTACCCCCTAAAATTCTGTATTATTACTACTTGCGATCGGCAAGAAAGGCTTGTATGCCCGATCTGAAGCGTCGTGTGCACGATAAAGTTTACAATAATTCGAAAGAAGAAAAGGTAAAACGGAATTTAACGCTTGAGTACCATATTATTGAAAAAGGCTTAACAATGCCCGAACCACGTCCCGGATTTGGGAAAGCTATAGTTTTAAGCTTGGGCAATACCATTTTTAAATACGATAGCCTTGGTCTTTCCTGGCAGGAGCTGGAGTTTAAACAATCGGTATCTGTATTAAAAGAGTATAAGGCATTTCACCAAGCCATTAATTTTACGTTGGATGAAGACGTAAAAAAAGTACTCGATAAGGTTGAAAGTAAATTTAAAAGCATAACTGGCGTTCATCAAATACATATTAGCCGGGAAGAGTATTTTAACGCTATTAATAAACCATTCGATAAGTTTTGTCGGTCACGTTATTCCGTCCGCAATTATATAAGCGAGGTTATTCCTGAAGATGTTTTACTGCAATGTATTGATCTCGCACAAAAATCACCATCGTTTTGTAACCGTCAACCCAGCCGCGTTCATATTGTAAAATCGCCTGAAAAAAAGGAACAGGTTCTGGCCATTCAAAACGGTAACCGTGGTTTTGGTCACTTGGCCGAAACCTTGTTGGTAATTAGTTCAATCATATCTACAACCAAAGATATTCACGAGCGTAACGAAAATCATCTGAACGGCGGAATGTTTGCAATGACATTGCTAAATGCCTTGCATCTGCATAAAATAGGAGCTTGCTCGTTAAACTGGAGCGTATCGGAAGACCGCGAACAAAAGATGCGCAAGATTATTGATCTTGCCGACAATGAAATTCCATTAATGATTATTTCATGTGGTTATTTACCCGATAGTATTGCCATTGCCTCATCGCCACGAAAACCGGCAAAGGAAATTACCCGGATTCACAACTAAAAGAGTGTACCATGAAAATTGGAATTGTATCATTACCATTTAACTGGAACTACGGAGGGATACTGCAAACGTGGGCATTGCAGCAGGTGCTTGCTGATTTGGGGCACGAGGGAGTTACCATAAACAGGAATACTGTTCTTATGCCGTTAAAAATGAAAATTCTTTCGTTTACACGGCGATTGATCTTAACGATATTGGGTAAAAAGGTGGTTGTAAGAACGTGGCCAACAAAAAAAGAGGAAAAAATAATCCGGCAACATACCGACCGCTTTATTGCCGAAAACGTTACTACCACTCATTTATTTAAGTCGGAAAAAGACTTTTCAAAACTAAATGATTACAAGTTCAATGCATACATTGTAGGAAGCGATCAGGTTTGGCGCCCCAAATATTCACCCAATCTTGAAAATCATTTTCTGGGATTTTTACCTGAAAGCATGAACGTGAAACGTATAGCTTATGCCGCTTCGTTTGGTGTCGACAATTGGGAATTTAGTTCCACCCAAACAAGTTCGTGTGCACGTTTGGTGCACTTGTTCGATGGCATTTCTGTTCGCGAAGATTCGGCTGTAGAATTATGCAAAGAACACTTTGGTGTTATGGCCGAACATGTGCTTGACCCAACTTTGCTAGTTGATGCTGAGAAATATGTTGAGCTGGTAAAAAAAGACAAGGTGGCAAAAATGCCGGGAACCTTGTTTAATTACGTTTTAGATATTACCGACGAGAAAAAGCAATTTATAGATGATGCTTCTGCTAAACTGGGATTAAAAGCATTCTCTTCAACGGCTGCAGGAGAGTTTCGGATGTTAGGAAAAAAACGACTGGAGGAATGTGTTTTTCCCCCGATAACACAATGGATAAGAAGTTTTATGGATGCCGAATTTGTGATTACAGATTCGTTTCACGGAACAGCTTTTTCAATCATTTTTAACAAACCATTTATCGCAATTGGTAACAAAAAACGTGGTATTTCCCGTTTTTCTTCATTGCTGAAACTGTTTGGACTGGAAGATAGGCTTATTTATGATTTTGGAGAAGACGCATTACAAAAAGTTTCGGAACCTATGGATTATACAACGGTAAATGAAAAACTGATGAAAAAAAGAGCAGAGTCGATTCGTTTTCTTAAAATGAATTTGACTACTGATTAAAGATATGGCAGGAACGTTTGATAAACGATATGGCAGTGAATTACTGAAGAATCCGATTTATATGTCGGGCCTTATTGTTGTTGTTATTAGTTTAGGCTTGGTAACAGCAAAAGGCGGATTGGTATCGGGGATTGGAATTCTTGCTATGCCGTTTTTAATCAGCTATCTGTATATCGTATTTATGATGCCCAAAGTTGGTATCATTGCCATTTATTTATTAAATTTTACTGCCATTGGTTTATCGCGGTACCTGCAGGGAGTGCCGTTTGGATTAAGTATAGATGGCAATTTTCTGCTGATTTATGCTGCCCTGTTTTTTTCCAATTTCTTTAAAAAAGTTCCGTGGAAGAATGCGAAAAACGATTTGGTGCTGCTGTCGGTTATCTGGTATGGTTATGCGCTTTTTCAGCTCGTAAATCCTGAGGCAATAAGCCGCGTTGCATGGTTTTATGCTATGCGCGGTGTTGCGTTGTATATGCTGTTTACTTTGCCCCTAATTTTTATTCTATTCAATACGAAAAAAGATCTCGACCAATTTCTGAAAATTTGGGCAATTATGTCTATCCTGGGCACCCTGAAAGGAATAATGCAAAAATTTATGGGTGTAGATGCCTGGGAACAGGCGTGGCTTGATGCCGGAAGTGCAAGTACTCACCTGCTTTTTGGAAAACTTCGGGTATTCTCTTTTTATTCAGATGCCGGACAATTTGGTGCTGCACAAGGACATGTAGGTGTGGTTTTTATGATTTTAGGGCTAAGTGAAAAACGATCGAAAAAACTGAAAATATTCTACTTTATTACCGCTATTCTTGGTTTGTATGGTTTGATGATTTCCGGTACCCGTGGAGCGATGGCAGTGCCGGTAATGGGATTTGCCATGTATATTATTCTAAAGAAAAACATAAAAATTATGGTTTTAGGCGGACTGATGGGAGTAGCAGTCCTCGTATTTTTTAAATACACTACGATTGGCCAAAGTAATTATTCAATTGCCCGGATGCGAACAGCTTTTAATCCAACCGAAGATGCTTCGTACCAGGTAAGACGCGCTAACCAACGTAAATTGAGTGCTTATATGGCATCGAGGCCATTTGGCGGAGGAATTGGTTCGGCCGGAAACTGGGGACTCCGATTTACGCCACATACCTTTTTAGCCAATACACCAACCGATAGCTGGTATGTAATGATATGGGCCGAGCAGGGAGTAATCGGGCTGGCTTTACATCTGTTTATCCTACTTTACATTCTTTTTAAAAGCATGTACCTGATTCTTTTTAAAGTAAAAGACAAGGAAATAAATGCTATAATGTGCGCATTGGCCAGTGGTTATTTTGGAATTATGGTTGCATCGTACGGAAACGGGGTGCTTGGACAAATGCCAACAGGAATAATGATTTATTCCAGCATGGCTTTTCTGTTTCTTGGGCCAAAACTCGAAAAAGATAAGCTAAAGGTTCAAGACGAAATTGGTAATGAATTAAAACAAAACTAAATACTATTCACTATGTATTACAGAAACATTGCAGACCTTAATCAAACAATTTTGAATCGCCTGAATATTCTGCCTCGCGATTTCGATTTAATTGTTGGTATTCCTCGCAGTGGAATGTTGCCGGCTAATTTGCTTGCGCTTTATTTAAATAAGCCTTATACCGATATCGATTCGTTTTTAAACGGACATATATACAAAGCCGGTGAACGTGGCCAGTTTTTCGATAAGGCCGATATGAAGAAGGTGCTTGTTGTTGATGATAGCATTGCATCGGGTTCAGCCTTGCAAAAAAGCCGCAAGCGTTTGGAGGAAATGGAAAAGAAATTTGAAATCAGTTATTGTGTTATTTACCTGGTTCCGGGAAAAGAAAAAATGGTTGATTACTATTTCGAGGCAGTACCACTTCCAAGGTATTTTCAATGGAATGTATTTAATCACACGTCGCTTGAAAAGGCCTGTTTTGATATTGACGGGGTGTTATGTGTCGATCCTACCGAAGAACAAAACGACGACGGCCCAATTTATACCGACTTTGTTTTAAACGCTCCGCCACTGTACATTCCGGGGGCAAAAATAGGAACGATTGTTACTTCGCGACTTGAAAAGTACCGGAAAGAAACAGAAGCCTGGCTGGAAAAACACAATGTAAAATACAACGAGCTGGTAATGCTCGATCTTCCGAATAAGGAAGCACGGCAGAAAGCAAATAGCCATGCTCAACACAAAGCAAAAACATACCAGTCGAAACCATATGTGCTTTTCATTGAAAGCTCGTTATCACAGGCCAACGAGATTAACAGAATCACAAAAAAACCGGTACTGTGCACCGAAAATTTTGAAATGATTTTTGAGGCTCAATCGCTGGCATACAATTTTAAAAGCGGGAAGTATTTTCCGTGGTTGCGCGAAATTGCTTTGAAAGTGAGAAATAAGTACCGACAAATGAAAGCCTCGTAACTGCTGGTCTTTAAAATTGCGCGGAAGAAATAAAAAGTAGAATTATGGACAACAACAAAAATATAGTTTGCATATCAAACACCACATGGGAAGGTTTTTATACAAAATCAACGGTGCAATTGATGTCGCTTTTGGCCAAAACAAATAAAGTGCTGTTTGTTGAATATCCGTTTACCATTAAAGATTTAATTGTTTCGTTGCTCGGAAAAGCAAATGCGCCTGTGAGTAGAATGCTTGGTCTTAAACCGCGCATGGTTAAAAAGAACAGCACTTTTAATACCGCTGTTTATCAACTTATTGTTCCTCCGATGTTGCCATTTGCCGCTTTTAAGCAAAACGGAATCTACAATCTTTTACTTAAAATCAATTCGCTTATTTATGCACGTTCTGTCAGAAGGGCTTTGAAAAAACTTAAAATGGCCGACGATACCATTTGTGTTAACGCTTATAATTCAATATACGGAACAAAGTTGCTGGGCAAATTCAATGAAAAATTACATGTATTCTATTGTTACGATGGTCCGGATGTTTTGCGTTACGGCCAGCGGGCAAAAACAGCCGATGAGAAATTGGCCCGCGATGCTGACGGACTGATTGTAACCTCCGATTTTTTAGCCGAAACAATGAAACATTTGAACCCGAACGTTACGGTGGTGAAAAATGGTGTTGATTTTAAGCTGTTTAATGTAAAAGCAAAAAAAGAACCTCGTTCAGGGAAAAGCAAAAAAGTTGGTTATATCGGAAGTATCGATCATCGTTTTGATAAAGAAACTGTTGAATATGCCATTCAGCAATTACCGGAATACGAGTTTGAATTTGTGGGCGACCAAATGAATAAAACAGTTGCCGATCAGCTGGATAAATACCCTAATGTAACATTCTATCCACCGGTAAAAGCTCACGAGGTGCCCGAACTGTTGCAAGGTTGCGATGTGGGTTTAATACCTTATTTACAAACAGATTATACGAAAAATATTTATCCGCTGAAAATCAACGAATACTTATCGGTTGGCGTACCGGTTGTACTTACTGCATTTGCCGATATTCCGGATTTTAAGGATGTGGCACACTTTGCAAAAACCAAAGAAGAGTTTCTTGATGCGATAGTGAATGAGGTTGAAAATGATAGCCCCGAGCGTATTAAAGAACGCATTGAGTTTGCAGAAAAAACATCGTGGGAACATCGTGCAGTTCTTTTTGATGAAATACTGGAGAGTTATTTGGCCGAAAAAGAAAAAAACTAAGGAAAGATGGAGATACTAAAACTACTTATTACAATTATCGAATATGTGTTTTTCATATATTTTGGATTTGCTGCACTATACGTTTTGCTGTTTGCTGCAGCAGGTTTATTTCCACACCGGAATAAAAAACCAGGCCTAACAAGCACCCGGAAGTTTGCAGTGCTTATTCCCGGTTACAAAGAAGATGCAGTTATTGTAGAAGTAGCGCGTGAAGCATTAAAACAGGATTATCCGCAGGCATCTTATGATGTGGTTATTATTGCCGATTCTTTCAAAAAAGAGACCTTGCAGGCACTGGCCGAACTTCCGGTAAAAGTTATTGAAGTTTCTTTTGAGGTGAGCACAAAATCAAAAGCATTGAACAAAGCCATGCAGGAACTTGGAGACGATTATGATGTGGCTCTTATTCTTGATGCGGATAATATGATGGCTCCTGATTTTATTAGCAAGGTTAATCAGGCTTTTGATAATGGTTTTAGCGTGGTGCAGGGACATCGTGTTGCTAAAAATACGAATACATCGTTTGCTGTGCTCGATGCAATCAGCGAAGAGGTAAACAATCATATCTTTCGAAAAGGCCACCGGGTACTTGGTTTTTCATCAGCTTTAATTGGTTCGGGAATGGCATTCGATTATATGTTTTTTAAAAATACGATGGCCAATGTTAAAGCAATCGGTGGTTTTGATAAAGAGCTGGAATTAAAATTGTTAAAAGGGAAAAATAAAATTGAGTACTTACCCGATGCCATTGTTTTAGATGAAAAAGTACAAAAATCAGAAGTATTCCAAAAACAACGAAAACGCTGGTTGTCTGCACAATTTGTTTATTTCGGCAGGTACTTCTTTCCGGGGCTTTATCATCTGTTTTTTAAAGGCAACCTCGATTTTTTCGATAAGGTTTACCAAATGGTTTCACCTCCGCGCATACTGTTGGTAGGCTTGGTAACATTGCTAACAGCCTTCTATACAATTGTTGCTTTCATTTTTCCTCAGAATGATTTCTTACAACTTTCCGTTCAGCAATGGTTGCCTGTTTTTGCAGCTGTAGTTGTTGCTTTCTTATTTAGCATCCCCCGTAAATTCTATAAAAAAGAAACTTTAATTGCCATACTCTCGCTACCAAAGGCTTTTGCTTTAATGTTTCTGTCCTTGTTTAAACTCAAGGGGGCAAACAAAAAATTTATTCATACCGAACATGGTGTAACTAACAACTAAGTTTATGAAAATAGGAATAGAAGGACAACGACTTTACCGGAAGAAAAAACATGGGATGGACATGGTTGCACTGGAATTGATTAAAAACCTGCAACTAATTGATAAAGAAAATGATTATGTGGTTTTTGTAAAGCCCGATGAGGACAATGCGTGTATTCCGCAAGCCCCTAATTTTAAAATTGTTGAACTAAGTGGCGGGCCGTATCCAACGTGGGAGCAATTTGCTTTGCCACACGCTGCTCGGCAGGAAGGATGCGATGTACTGCATTGCACCAGCAATACCGGGCCAATCTTTTCAAAAGTCCCGTTAATCACTATTCTGCACGATATTATTTATCTTGAAAGTGTCAGTATTTTCAAAAAGGCAGGAACCTGGTATCAGAAAATCGGGAATTTATACCGACGCTGGATTGTTCCGCTCGTGGTACGAAAAAGTAAACGGGTAGTTACCGTATCGAATTTTGAAAAGGAGCGCATAAAGAACTTTTTGAAGCTCGATAATTTGGTTGCCATTTACAACGGAGTTGGAGAACATTTTCGGAAAATTGACGACACCGAAATTCTTAACAGTGCTAAAGAAAAGTACAATCTGCCGGATAATTTTTTGTTCTTTTTGGGTAATACCGATCCGAAGAAAAATACACCCAATGTGCTTAAAGCTTTTGCCGATTTTAATCGCGACAGTGCCATTAAATATAAATTAGTAATGCTCGACTATGAGGAAAATGCACTTCAGAAAATTTTAAACGACATTGGTTGCCCTGATATGCGAAAGGATATTCATTTAACCGGTTATGTTGTTAATACTGATTTGCCGGCCATAATAAATCAATGCAAAGTTTTTCTTTATCCATCACTTCGCGAAAGTTTTGGAATTCCAATTCTTGAAGGAATGGCCTGCGGAGTCCCGGTAATTACCTCAAATACTTCATCGATGCCCGAAATTGCGGGTGATGCAGCTTATATTGTAAACCCAAAAAATTCGGATGAAATTGTACAGGGGATTAAAAGTATTTTGGCTGACAATAAACTTCGCACAAAACTGATTGAAAGCGGTTTGGAACGTGCTAAAAATTTCTCGTGGAAAGCAATGGCTGAGAACAATTTGAAACTTTACAAAGAAGTAGTTGAAGAGATAAATACAGAGGATAAAACAAAATAACCTTTAATAGAATAGCTATGAGTACCTTGGAGATCATTTTTTGGATATCATTATTTATAATTTTCTATTCGTATCTCGGATATGGGATATTGTTGTTTTTCATTATAAAAATCCGTCGTGTTTTGGGGCTCTCAAAACCTTATACCGAGAATGAAGATTACGAGCCGGAAGTAACACTTTTTGTGGCTGCCTATAACGAAAAAGATTATATCGACGAAAAGGTTAAAAACTCATTCAGTTTAAACTATCCGCAAGAAAAAGTGCGCCATGTTTGGGTAACCGATGGATCGGATGATGGAACACCGGATATTTTAAGGAAATACGATGGGGTAGAAGTGTATCATGAAGATGCTCGTGGCGGAAAAATTGGTGCCATGAACCGGGGAATGAAATTTGTTAAAACGCCAATTGTAATTTTTTCTGATGGAAATACTACACTCGGGAAAGAGTCGATTCAGGAAATTGTTAACCTTTTCAAAGATCCGAAGGTTGGATGTGTATCGGGCGAAAAACGTATTGTAAACAAAGATGCCGATGCAGCAGCAGGTGCCGGCGAAGGAATTTACTGGAAATACGAATCGACACTAAAAAAATGGGATGCCGAATTGTATTCGGTTGTGGGGGCCGCCGGAGAATTGTTTGCCATAAGAACCGAATTGTGGCAGGAAGTGGAGAAAGATACTCTGCTGGATGATTTTATTATCTCACTAAGGGTTGCAATGTCGGGGTATACCATTCAGTATAATCCCGAAGCTTATGCCATTGAAACGGCTTCGGCAAATGTAAAAGAGGAGTTAAAACGAAAAATACGAATATCGGCAGGTGGAATTCAGTCTGTTGTTCGCCTTCGCTCGCTGTTAAATGTTTTTAAATACGGAACGCTTTCGTTTCAGTATATTTCGCATCGCGTATTGCGTTGGACTTTAACCCCGCTACTATTACTTTGTATCATACCGATTAATTTCCTTATCGCCAATCAGGCAGGAATGAATGTGGCGAATATTTACACCTTACTTTTTTATGGTCAGGTACTATTTTATCTGGCTGCATTGCTTGGCTGGTTTCTCGAAAACCGTAAGATTAAAATTAAACTCTTATTTATACCGTACTACTTTTTTATCATGAATTTATCGGTTTATTTAGGCTTTGTTCGCTACTTAAAAGGAAGTCAGTCAGTTAATTGGGCGCGGGCAAAACGAGGGGCGTAGCAGCAGGAAATAAGTTTGTGTGAAATTATCTTAACTGAAAATCAGCATTTTCCTCCCAAATTTCAGAACTAATATGGTTTTTGGACTAATTCTAATTTGTATTTTAGACATGTATTTATGTTTACTAAGTATAACACGTGCTGAAAATTCAAACTATGCTGTCCAAATTCTACTACGAATATTTATCGCTTAAAAGACCGGTAATTAAAATTAGTTGTTTTCTTACCGCTTTTTTATTCTCATTTTCTGCTTTTGCACAAACCGACAACACCGATAAAAAGTATATAATCGATGAAAGCTCATCGTATTACGTAAACCTTGAAACGTGGGAAGATGCGCCGGGCGCAGGAGATACTATTTTTGTTTCGCATGAAAGAACGAAACCAATTCGTTTCCAGTTTATAACAGGCGAGCAAAATAATCCGGTTGTAATTATAAACGATGGTGGGCAGGTAAATATTTCCAGCGAAACGGTTTGGGGAGCAATTGTTTTCGAAAATTGCAGGTACATAAAAATAGTTGGTAGCGGCGATGAGCATTATAAGTATGGTTTTAAGTTGGCAGCTCAAAGTTGCGGATTGGCTTTTGCTGAACTTAGTTCGGATTGTGAAGCGGGTTTCATTAAAATAAGCCACGATGGATTTTTTGGGATTATGGCCAAGAAAGACTACGGCGGAAATCCTCCTGCTCCAATCCCTCAGTTTAAAAATTTGCTTATCCACGATTGTTTTGTAGAAAATGTAACAGAAGGAATGTACTTGGGCGAAACAAAAAGCCCGGGAATGAAATTCAGGCATGTTCGTATTTACAATAACATTGTGCGGAATACGGGACGAGAGTCGATACAAATAGCCAACATGGTTGAAGATGTTGAAATTTTTAATAACACCCTGCTTGATGCCGGACAGGATGAAGAAAACCAACAAAACAATATTTTACAGATTGGCGATAACTCAGTAGCAAAAGTGTATAACAATATTATGCTTCGTGCACCCGGGTGCGGTTTAATCTCTTTTGGTATGGGAGATAATTCTTACTACAACAACTACATGGGGAACTGTAAAGGTATTTTTGTTGATAACCGACTGTTTACCGATGAAAGTAAACCGATTGAAATTACCGCAAACTATTTTACCAATAATGTTGACAGGGGATGGATTATTCGTAATATGAATGAGTACAACAACTTTTATATTGCCAATAATCTGTACGATGCAGATTTCTCATTTTACCATAACGATTCGGGAAACGATGAAAATTATATTCTTGAAAATAATGTAAATACGAGTATCGCTCCTTTAACATTCACAAACGAAACTGAAAATGATTATTCCATAGGAATTGGAAATCCTGCGGCATATCAAAACCTGGGAGCACCGGGCGGCCCCGAGTTTTTTGGTATTGATGAAAATGAAACTCCTGAATCAGAACAAATAATTCTTGTGCCTGAAATGATTGTTGATTTAGTTGAAGGTGGAAGTTATTGGAGTGCCGATTACCTGGTTGACGAACAGGATATGACTCCGGAAAATGATTTGCATCCGGTAAGTCAGTCATGGAAACCATTCTGGAATATGGATAAAGGACCTTACCATATTTATGTTGATTTGGGTCTTGAATATAACGTAACGCAGATTGCTTTTCACGATATGTACAATACCAAAAACCTTGAAGTTGCCATTGGCGAACCGGGTAATTGGGAGTATTTATTTACCGAAAATTGCGATAAATATAAAAAATGGAAAAACCATAACACCAATGTGCAAACCCGTTACATTCGGTTAAGCATGACAGAAAGTGTATTTGCTGCGGTTAATGAATTGGCTATTTATGGTTATCCCTTGCAAGAAGCAGAGGCACCGCAAATTGTATTAAACAGTAGTATGATTGTTGACGAAGTTGTGAATGGAAGTTTGTGGTCGGCTGATTATTTGGTTGACGAGCAGGATTCAACGCCTGAGATAGGAGCGCATCCTGTGAGCCAATCGTGGAAACCATATTGGAATATGAATAATGCTCCATATCACATTTATTTTG comes from uncultured Draconibacterium sp. and encodes:
- a CDS encoding discoidin domain-containing protein; translated protein: MLSKFYYEYLSLKRPVIKISCFLTAFLFSFSAFAQTDNTDKKYIIDESSSYYVNLETWEDAPGAGDTIFVSHERTKPIRFQFITGEQNNPVVIINDGGQVNISSETVWGAIVFENCRYIKIVGSGDEHYKYGFKLAAQSCGLAFAELSSDCEAGFIKISHDGFFGIMAKKDYGGNPPAPIPQFKNLLIHDCFVENVTEGMYLGETKSPGMKFRHVRIYNNIVRNTGRESIQIANMVEDVEIFNNTLLDAGQDEENQQNNILQIGDNSVAKVYNNIMLRAPGCGLISFGMGDNSYYNNYMGNCKGIFVDNRLFTDESKPIEITANYFTNNVDRGWIIRNMNEYNNFYIANNLYDADFSFYHNDSGNDENYILENNVNTSIAPLTFTNETENDYSIGIGNPAAYQNLGAPGGPEFFGIDENETPESEQIILVPEMIVDLVEGGSYWSADYLVDEQDMTPENDLHPVSQSWKPFWNMDKGPYHIYVDLGLEYNVTQIAFHDMYNTKNLEVAIGEPGNWEYLFTENCDKYKKWKNHNTNVQTRYIRLSMTESVFAAVNELAIYGYPLQEAEAPQIVLNSSMIVDEVVNGSLWSADYLVDEQDSTPEIGAHPVSQSWKPYWNMNNAPYHIYFDLGQEYDLTKIMFHDMHDTRNIEVSVGEPGNWEYLLTEACDKYITWKNHDINVNTRYIRLSMTESVFAAVNEVLLYGFAAAQEITEKSGGIWPENAAEEQNEDLMLEDLQDLFICQNPVQDNLEINIPNQLNTDFTIEVFDIRGAKLVSENYIQTTTNRLDVNIADKGFKSGVYIMRFSNSQGQNKALKFLKTDY